The Engystomops pustulosus chromosome 1, aEngPut4.maternal, whole genome shotgun sequence genome has a window encoding:
- the DERL3 gene encoding derlin-3: MALQGGGVFNYHHIPSVTRAYTTACLITTAAVQMELISPFQIYFNPDLIFKRLQIWRLVTNFLYFGQLGFGFLYNMIFTYRYCRMLEETSFRGRTADFVFMFLFGGLVITVFGLFVNLSFLGQAFTLMLVYVWSRRNPQIHINIFGIMTFQAPYLPWVILSLSLLLGDSILLDSLGIAAGHIYFFLEDVFPNQPGGKKLLVTPAILKQIFDDPESDPNYNPLPEDIVNQWDNDPLLQND, translated from the exons ATGGCTCTGCAAGGTGGTGGCGTCTTCAACTATCATCACATCCCAAGTGTCACCCGAGCTTATACCACAGCCTGCCTTATCACTACTGCTGCCGTG cagatGGAGCTCATCAGCCCTTTCCAGATTTATTTCAACCCGGATCTGATCTTCAAAAGGCTGCAG ATTTGGAGACTAGTAACCAATTTTCTGTACTTTGGACAACTGGGATTTGGTTTTCTTTACAATATGATTTTTAC GTACAGATATTGCAGAATGTTAGAAGAAACCTCCTTTAGGGGACGCACAGCAGATTTTGTAttcatgtttctctttggaggaCTCGTCATCACA GTATTTGGTCTTTTTGTCAATCTCTCATTCCTGGGTCAAGCTTTCACTCTGATGTTGGTTTATGTATGGAGTCGCAGAAATCCTCAAATTCACATCAATATTTTTGGAATAATGACATTTCAAGCTCCTTACCTGCCCTGGGTGATTTTGTCTCTTTCCCTTCTATTGGGAGATTCCATTCTTCTGGATTCTCTAG GCATTGCagctgggcacatttacttctttCTTGAAGATGTTTTCCCAAACCAACCAGGGGGAAAGAAGCTCTTAGTTACTCCAGCAATTCT GAAACAGATATTTGATGATCCCGAGTCAGACCCCAACTACAACCCTTTACCAGAAGATATAGTAAACCAATGGGACAATGACCCTCTACTTCAAAATGACTAA